Genomic segment of Dioscorea cayenensis subsp. rotundata cultivar TDr96_F1 unplaced genomic scaffold, TDr96_F1_v2_PseudoChromosome.rev07_lg8_w22 25.fasta BLBR01001246.1, whole genome shotgun sequence:
CCCTGCGGAGATCATTAAATGCCTCTACGGCATATGTATAGCCCAAGCAATCAGGAAGCATCCCCAACCACTCATTAAGTTTGTCAGCGCACTCCAGAAACATGAAGAGTCTGTTTTTCATATGATACGAGTAGCGATGAGTGAAgtcaatgatgatgaagatctATCATATGcgaacccatttattgaagctgatgccaataataaaaaattgaactCAAATGCTCCAGACGTTTTGGGGACCTCTGATCCATCCATTTAGTTATAATTGTgattattagtattttaatgtATTTACAGTGTTCATTTAATCTCTTAAAAATGATTGCTACGTTATATGTCTTATTATATGTATCcattaaattatgataaataaattacagGTTGATTATAgtaaacaaacaagcaatgcTTTTATTAGTACAAATAGAACTGAACTTGGGCTGAGTTTTCTATAGAAATGATATGCCTTTCGAACCGGCCCACGAAATGTGTAACAGCTCTAATTACAGAATTAATAGAAATAACCCCAAAACTATTAAGGAAATTCATTACATTACATCtaaatacatgtaggaaattcTCAGTACATGGACGTAGTGTTGTCCATATACGAAAGTATAACCAACATTTATTTATACGTAGAGCTCTATGAAGATTGTAGTTGAATCAAATCTCCATTGTGATTCTGTCCCAGTTGTTGTTGCATGGTCTGTCCATGTGATCTTTGACCCTGAAATACAGAGGATTACGTAGTTGCCAGTAGAATACACCCATATTTGCCTGTTTCTCTGTGAGTAGTTCTCCAGTTCTACTGTCCATTCTCAGACTGAACAGCCAGACGGATGACTAGTATTGTTGTCTTGGGCTTGGCCCGAGAAGAACAGAGGGTTATATAAGAACTCAAACTTGGCATTCTTCAATGTCCAATCACGAAGAcctgtattttcatttttgtccaGGTATTCTCTGTAGCTTGAATCATTACCTGGGTTGCATAATATAATAGACGGTATACCAACTTTTATACGGATTGGTTTACCGTATTTGCAATTAATCTGCCAGTCTCTTTGACAACCAATAAGCTCTTTCCAGTGCTTCAGGCATAGATATGATGAAGATACATCATCAATTACATTATTCAGAACATCTTGCTGATAAGTTACAGGATTGAAATCTAGATGCCCACAGATATAATTGTGTTTACCAAGCGAACGAGCCCAAGCAGTTTTACCAATACGACTTGGGCCTTCAACAATCAGACTGATGGGCCTTATACAATCTTCTCTGTGAATAATTATATTCTCATCCGGCTGTGCAGCATTATTAATCTGAAAATTATGCTCCAGCCATTCATTCATAACCCTGGTTATAATAAAAGATGAATATTCCCATAAAGAAATGTAAGGATCGAGAGGCTTGTAAAATAATCTTTCATAATTTGCCCTCAAATTGTAAAATAATCTTTCATAATAATCACACTTCAATATCACAATCTCGAAGCAatctaaattattaaaatcCCTAGATCAATCGAGAGTAGCGATCTCGatgcaatataaaaaaatattcaaatccctaaaccagccaagagcacatatctcaaggcgatctaaaatattcaaatttctagattagccaagagcacatatctcgaggcaatctaaaatattcaaatccctgGTTCAGCAGAGAGCACcgatcttgaggcgatctaaaaatattcaaatccctagATCAATAGAGAAtaccgatctcaaggcgatctaacaaatatttaaatctctAGATCTATaaagagcacatatctcaaggtgatctaaaatacataaatcttaAGATTAGCCATGAGTACAGAtgtcgaggcaatctaaaatatacaaatctctGGATCCgctgagaacacatatctcgaggtgatctaaaataccCAAATCTTAAGATCAGTCGAAAgcacatatcttgaggcaatttaaaatattcaaatccccaGATCAACCGAAAGCACCAATCTTaaggcgatctaaaaaatattcaaatccctagatcagttgagagcacatatctcaaagcaatctaaaatatttaaatcccTAGATTAGTAGAGAGCGCCGGTCTCGAGACgttctaaaaatattcaaatctctagATTAgccgagaacacatatctcgaggctaTCTAAAAAATATTCTAATCTTTAGATCACtagagagcatagatctcgaggcgatatCTATCCCAAGTCAACCATGAATACAAATCAcaaggcaaatatatatataataaatataatgaattaatatatatatatatatatatatatatatatatatatatatatatatatatatatattcaaattgttGTAGATTTTGATAAGGAGAGcttaacaaagaagaaaaatgttaGGAAAAACACACTACAATTCATTCAAGTTcagatatgcatatatattacaTAACACAAGATGGTAGGTCAACACTAAACCCAAGACATCAAACTTTTTCAAAAAGCAGATTCCACAAAAACAAGAAGCTTTCGATCCACTACAGACTAATTCATCTTTTGTTAGAGAAATTTCTGACTCTAACACTCCTCCTTGAAATTTCTCATTGAGACTCCCATCATTGATCTCGGttttttcaaacttatcttTTTCCAAAGCTTTGGTCATAATGTCTGCAAGTTGTTCATTAGTGCTGCAGTACTTTAGCTCAATTTCTTCAAGTCTTTCAGCTACTCTAATAGCATGAAACTTGACTTTTATGTGCTTTGTTCTTCCATGATTAACTGGGTTCTTGGACATTGCAATGGCTGATTTATTATCCACCCAAATTGTTGTAGCTTGATTCTGAACTTGTCCCAGATCAGATAAGAGTTTTCGAAGCCAAATTGCCTGATTTGTTGCTCCAGctgttgaaatatattttgctTCTGTTGAGGATTGAGCTACAAcctcttgtttctttgaattcCAGCAAAAAACACCAatgccaaaagaaaaaacatagccTGATGTACTCTTTGAATCATCAACACTGCCTGCCCAATCACTGTCTGCAAAACCAATAAGATCATGACTTTCCTTTTTTGAGAAAAGAACACCATAATCAGTTTAGCCTCTAATATATCTCAATACTCTCTTTGCTTCACAAAGATGAGCCTTGCTGGGAGAATGCATAAATCTAGAAAGCAAGCTAGTAGCATACATAATGTCAGGTCTTGTTGTAGAAAAATATAAGAGACTTCCAATAATGCTTTCTATAATTTGAAGCATCAACCTTGCTTTCCCCATCAtcaatggaaaaatttttgcaTTAATCATCAAAGGAGTAGCAACTCGATTTTGCTTTCtccatatgaaattttttagcACTTGCCAAGCATACTTCCGTTGACGGATAAAAAGTACCATCCCCGCAATTGATGAATCTCCATCCCAAGGAAATACCTCATTTCACCAAGGTCTGACATTTCAAACTACTTTTCCATAACTTGTTTGAAATCCAAAATCATGGCTGAATTTCCACCCAAAGAATTagcaaatcatcaacatataagGAGAGTACAAGCTGAATTTTTATGACCTTCAGCTACATAAAGAGTGGCCTCATTTTTTTGCTCCTTTCAAACCCATTCTCACGCAAATAAGTATCAATTTTTGTCgtaccaagctcttggagcttgtTTAAGGCCATAAAAGAGCTTTTGATAAGCTTATATACCTTACCTTCACTACCAACAACTTCAAAACCTTCAGGCTGTTCAACAAAAATTTCTTCATTTAGCATGCCATTGAGAAAAGCAGATTTCACATCAAGATGAAAAATTTTCCATCCAAACTTAGCTGCAAGAGCAACCAACATTCTGATTGTATCATGTCTTGCCACAGGAGCAACCATCATCTTGTTCTTGAGGTGAAGTAATATTATCAACCTGATTGGAACATTCAGCTTCACCTTTTTTCCAATTCCATTTTGCAGCTATATCAATCTTCACATCTCTGCTTATTTGAACCTTGTTAGTCTTCAAATTCAGAACTCTATAGCCTTTCGTGATGCTACTGTAGCCAAGAAATATACCAACAATAGCTTTTGCATCCAATTTATCCCTTTGCACATCAGGAACATGAGCATAGCAAACACTCccaaaaattttcaagtgaTCAACAGAAGGCTTGAAACCATGCCATAATTCATAAGGAATACTTCCTTTGAAAGATTTTGTTGGCAAAAGATTTAACAGATATACCGAGGTATTGACTACCTCAGCCCAAAATTTTTTTGGCAAGGATTTTTCATACAAAAGGCACCTAGACATCTCCATGATAGTTCTATTTTTCCTCTCActcactccattttgttgaggagtgtaaGGAACAGTCAGTTGATGTTGAATGCCATGCTTGTCATAGAACATTTTGAATTTAGAAGAGATATATTCACCTCCATTATCTGTTCTGAGCATCTTGATGCTTTGACCAGTTTGCTTTTCCATAAGAGCTTTAAAACTTGTAAATTGGCTCAAAACTTCAgatttttgtttgagaaaataaaCCCAACACATTCTTGAGTAATcatctataaaaaaatcaagaaatattTGTCTGCCATTTAAGGATTCAACACTCATTGGTCCACACACATCGAGTGGATGAGCTGCAGCTTTTTCTGCGGGCCCTCCACTTCGTCTCCAAATGGCAACCTTGTATTCTTGCCCCATTTGACATATTTCACACACAAGAACAACGATCATTTATAGCAAGCAAATCAGCAACAAGGTTCTTTTCATGCATTTGCTTTAAAGTGGAGTAGCTAGAATGGCCAAATCTTTTATGCCACAAGCATGAATCATCAACTGAACTAGCATATGCATGCACAGAGGCTTGTTTCCAATCTATTGgaaaactcttgtttttcatggCAACGGTCATTAAATGCTGACCAGTTGGATCATGAATAATGCAGGACATTTTGTTAAAGTGCAAGGAAAAACCTTTCTCTAGCATTTGACCCACACTTAGAAGATTTTGACTTATCTCAGGTACATAAAGCACATCAGAAATGAGCTTGATACCTGATGGTGTGCTAATGGATGCTGTACCTTTTCCCTTTACATTGAGGTACTCTCCATTGCCCACTTTCACTTTTGAGGTAAAGGTTATGTCTAAATGCTTGAAAACTTCAACATCAAATGTCATATGGCTTGTGCAGCCACTATCAACAAGCCAAAAGTTGTTGGTGTTACCAGATGCTTGACAAGTTACAACAAACAACTTCTCTTCTGCTTCAGATTCATTTTCTGCCAGCTGAGCTTGTTGTCTTTGCTGATTTCCTTTGCTTTTACAAACTTTTTCAACATGTCCAAGCTGATTACAGGCTCTACATTTCACATTTGGCCTCCACCAACAATAATTTTTCGTgagtgatttttctttttttacaatgaGGACATGGAGGGAACTTGCCCTTTTGTCCACTTTTGCTTCCTTGCCCCTTATTCTTCTCCTTGTCTTTCTTCTCACCAAGGTACTTCTTCTCACCAAAGTGCTTCTTCTCACTGAAGTGCTTCTTCTCACCACCTTGAGGAACCTTCCCCTTTTGCTTTGCAAGAAAAGCCCCTTCATTACTAGTTTCTTGTCTCATTAATCTTCTCTGCTCTTGAGCTTGAAAAGCATGAACAAGCTCAGCCAAAGAAATCTTGGTTAAATCTTTTGAGTCTTCAAGTGAAGAAATTTTAGACTCAAATCTCTCTGGCAAGCTCACTAAAACTTTTTCTACCACCCTTTCATCGGTCAAGTCTTCACCAAGAAGTCTGATTTTGTTAACAACTTCCATCAACCTGTCTGCAAACtcctttatggattcattgtctTTCATATTCAACACTTGAAATTGCCTCTTTAAATTTAGAATCTGCATTTTCTTGGTTCTATCACTACCCGCATATATTTCCTTGAGCTTGTCCCAAGCTTCTTTTGGTGTTTTACAATCCatgattcttaaaaaaattgttttcgaAACAAAGACCATGAATGATGCACAAAAAGCTCTTGGAGCTTTagtcttttcttcttcatgagcCCGTGATCCGATTGAGTGTTGGGTTGTCTCCAAGAGGTGGTACTTCCTTCTCGCCTTCAACCCACTCGCCATAGACCAAGACCTCTCAAGTAAGCCTTCATTTTTACAGACTCAGCACTTTGATAATTTTCACCACTTAAAAGTCGGAGGTGAAAGGTTTGGTATGTTGTTGGAAGCCATAGGGATTTAAGGTATGATTTTTTGAGGTATTTTTTGGAGGAAGCCCTTCAtcgatttttttgtttttttaatcacagATCCCATAAGATCTATGAGAGCTCTGATGCCATGTTGTAAATTTTGATAAGGAGAGcttaacaaagaagaaaaatgttaGGAAAAAAAACACTACAATTCATTCAAGTTcagatatgcatatatattacaTAACACAAGATGATAGGTCAACACTAAACCCAAGACATCAAACTTTTTCAAAAAGCAGATTCCACAAAACAGTAAGCTTCAGTCCACTACAGCTAATTCATCTTTTTGTTAGAGAAATTTCAGACTCTAACACAAATaggataaaagataaaattaactaaaataaattaaatcagataaaaaatatataataaaatcaaataaatcaaatccaataaatatatatataatatatatatatataaataatatatatatatataatcaaataagataaataataataataataaaatttaaaatcaaagagagagagagagagagagagagagagagagagatattgtttttttcatggtCACCTTACGATCAAGATAACTGTCGCCATGATCATGATAATCGTCCCCACGATTGTCCACGATGAGGGTAGCTGAAAGGTTTTAAAACAGAGGCTAGCGAGAGGAATTTGAGAAAAGGGGGGGCAGGATAGAAAGAAAAACCTTAAGAGAGCGgaggaaagagaagaagagaaggaactggccaaaaaacaaaagaatttttagAAGAACtagaagagaaaaaataaagaaagaggaTTTCAAGGAGAAGAACGTACCTCTCCCTACCAAACaatcaaaaaagagaagagagaaagttGTTGTCGTCGCCGTCATGTTGCCGCTATTGTTGCCTGCTGTTGTGGCTACCATCATCGCCTGCTTGCCATTGCTGCTTGCCTGATGTTGCTGCTGCCTTTCCTTAGTGTCGTTGTTGCCGTTGCCACAGCTGTTGTGTCTGTCACAGTAGGAGAGAGTAGCAAATGATGATTCTCCATCGAAAAAGAAGAATCTGAGGAGAGTGaaggaaagaaaggagaagaaggaaggatcaaagaataaaaaaaatcaaagaaggaGCCAGAAGAAGAAAGGGGGAGAACCAGTGAAATAAGGAGACCAGCCGAAAGAATCAAATGAGGGAATTTagatagaagaaaagaagaaaaaggtggcaccAGTCCTCGAAGACGCCTGAAGAAACAAGacaacaagagaaagaagagatgatgatgtcagTGATACCTACAACTATTTTGATTATCCTCGTCAGTCGCCAACCTGTCGCTCGGAGATACCGAAGATCGTTGTCCAGGTTATTGATCACAAGCCCGCCGGCAGCAGCAACACTCATCTCACATTCATGGCTAGTGATGGAAAAATGAAGGTCAAGGCTATGCCTCCTCATTAAAAAACCAAAGCCAAAAGAAAACGAACTTCTTCAAAGGCTTTGGTGGCGAAATTCTTGGCATTAATATTAGTACTGATAATACTATATAGAAAGTGAGCACATAAGGAACAAGTTTcttataaaaatcaaagatcAAAAACCTCTCTATTAACCAGAAAAATTCATACAAACACAGATGAACAAAGGATATCAGTAAAAACTCTCACACACtaattgagaaaattaaaaCAGACTCCTTTTATACATTACACAAACTTCAGTAACCAAAATGAAATAGATTGGCTGAGTCACCATCACACAAGTCTTCACCTAACCCACTTGACCGCTTAAGTTCCACTCAGCCATCCTGCCTAAAACTTACACTATTTTGAGATGATTAAATCTAAGCCATTAATCTACTACTATTCTCCCATTACTTCATCTGCCTAGAACTTAAACCAAACATTCAAATAACCTCACCTCAACCATTCATCAGCATTTCCTCTGATAACATAACAACCTTAATGAATTTTTGAACACCCAAATTTACCAGCATACCCTCTTCACATCCTCTTCCGAATTAATAGAGAGCACCGGCAATCACAACACTCAATTCAGTGTCAACATTCAATTTAGTTTACTGCTCAATCATTCTCACAGTAAAATCCCTAGATGAAGTCGGTGATGATATTGAAAACTTCTCCTCAAACAATGCTTCCTAGATCCGTTCCTCACTTTCCTGGTAGTACGATGACCACCAGTGTGCTCTGCCATAGAGGACGAGAATCAGCGGTAATAGCTGGGAAAGATGAAGGATCAGCTATCGGCAGTGATCTCAAAATTACGTACTTTTGTGTCAATGTCTGACAGTACAATCACATTGAGATCATTGTCGATGACCAAGGGAACCACATCACGCCATCCTATATTACCTTCACCTACACTGAGAGGCTCATTGGTGAAGCCACAGAGAACCATGTCACCAGAAACACTATCAGCATTGTCCTTGACACCAAAGTGGTTGATTGGCAGGCGTTTCAGTGATACTTTTGTTCAAAGTGATATCAAACTCTGGCCATTCAAGTTTATGCCTAAACCTAGTAACGAACCCATGGCCAATGAG
This window contains:
- the LOC120255947 gene encoding uncharacterized protein LOC120255947; the encoded protein is MDCKTPKEAWDKLKEIYAGSDRTKKMQILNLKRQFQVLNMKDNESIKEFADRLMEVVNKIRLLGEDLTDERVVEKVLVSLPERFESKISSLEDSKDLTKISLAELVHAFQAQEQRRLMRQETSNEGAFLAKQKGKVPQGGEKKHFSEKKHFGEKKYLGEKKDKEKNKGQGSKSGQKVCKSKGNQQRQQAQLAENESEAEEKLFVVTCQASGNTNNFWLVDSGCTSHMTFDVEVFKHLDITFTSKVKVGNGEYLNVKGKGTASISTPSGIKLISDVLYVPEISQNLLSVGQMLEKGFSLHFNKMSCIIHDPTGQHLMTVAMKNKSFPIDWKQASVHAYASSVDDSCLWHKRFGHSSYSTLKQMHEKNLVADLLAINDRCSCV